The nucleotide sequence GCGCGGTGCCGTCGGGGGCGCGCAGCGCGTCGAGCCGGGTGCCGGTGCATCCGGCGTCCTCGAACGCCTCCCAGGCCGTCTCCAGCAGCAGGCGTGCGCGCGGGTCGGTCAGCGCGGCCTCCCGCGGGTCGAGCCCGAAGAACTCCGCGTCGAAGTCCGCGACCCGCTCCAGGTAGTGGCCGGGCTCCGTGCCGGGCCGGCCGGGCGGCGGCGCGGCGGCCGCGCCGCGGCCGGTGCACAGCAGCCGCCAGTACGCCGCGAGGTCCGGGGCCTGCGGAAAGCGGCCGGCCATCCCGACGACGGCCACGGGGGCCTGCGCCGCCGCCAGGTCCCGCGCGGCCGGTGCGTACGGCACCGAGGGCAGTGCGGGCATCTGCGGCGAGCCGCCCGCGAGCGCGGGGGCGGCGGCCACGGCGGGCGTCAGCAGCGCGACCGCCTGCCTGCGGTCCAGGGTCCCGTCCTTGAAACGGGTCAGGATCTCCCGCTCGTCCATCCCGGTTCGTCTCCCGTCAGACCTGTGCCCGGCGCGGCAGCAGCACGAGCGCCTCGGCGACGCTGAGCCGTCCGTCGCGCAGGGCGTCCAGCAGCAGTTCGAGTTCCCGTACGGCCGGGGGCGTGGCCCGTGCCCCGCTGCGCCGGGCGACGTACGCCGCGAGCGCGTCCAGGTTCGGGTACTCGTGCAGGACGACGGCGCGTTCGTCCAGGCCGAAGATGCGGTTGACGACCGCGACGAACTCCGCCCCGAGGAGCGAGTCCACCCCGAGCGTCGCGAAGGGGGCGGCCGTGTCGAGGGCCCAGCTGTCACAGCACAGGATCGCGGTGAGCTGTTCGCGCAGCACCTCGACGATCTCCCCGGCGGGGACGGCGGTGGGGACGGCGACGGGGACGGGGGCCGGGGCGGTCGTTTCGCGTCCGTGCCCAGGTTCCGTGGCTCCGGCCGCCGCGGCCGCCCGTGCGACCTCCCGGGCGAAGGCCGCCGGGGTGGGGTGGTCGTAGAGGTCGGTGGCGGGCACCCGAATCCCGTAGCGGGCGCTGACCACGGCCACGAACTCCGTGGTCAGCAGCGAGTCGAGGCCGAGGAACTGGAAGGTCTGCTCGGGGTCGATCCGCTCCGGGTCGACCCGCAGCACGTCGCCGAGCACCCCGATGAGGTCGGACAACACCTCGGCGCGATCGTTCGTCATCGGTGGCTCCTCCGAACCGTCGGTGGCGCGGGTCAGACGGCGCTGGCCGAGAACTCGCGCGGGTACGCGGTGTCCGGCGCCGCCGTCCGGAAGTCCTTCGCCCTGCCCTCGGGGACGAGGACCGGCAGGAGCATCGACCACAGCGCGGCCACCCTGCGCCGCAGTTCCGCGGAGGGCATCCCGGTGCCCGCCATCACCTCGATCCCGCATGCGGCCGCGGCGACGAGCGACTCGACGCTCTCCCAGGAGCTCCCCTCGCGCAGTTCGCCCGAGTCCCGGGCCTGGCGCAGCAGACCGCAGACCGCCGCGACCCAGACGCGGTGGAAGTCGGTGACGGGCGGCTGCGTGCCCGTGCACTCCTTGGTGATCCGGAAGCTGGCGGGGACCGCCGGCTCCTCGTGCAGGGCTCGGGCCAGCCAGTGCGTCGTGTCGACCAGCGCCTGCAAGGGGGAGAGCCCGGATTCGCGCAGCGTGCGCATGTGCGCGTGGAGCAGGGCGCAGCCGCATTGCTGGACGGCATCGGCGAGTTCGTCCTTGGAGGCGAAGTGGAAGTACAGCGCCCCCTTGGTCACGCCGGCCGACGCGGCGATCCCGCTGAGCGTCGCGTTCGCGTAGCCGTTGCGGTTGAACAAGTCGGCCCCGGCGTGGACGAGCTTGCGGCGGGTCCGCTCCGACCTCTCCTGCACCGCCATGCCTCCTCGGCCCGTTGCCCGGCCCCGCGGCCGGCGCGTGGTCTGGGTCGTCGTGAGAGCACCCATGTCAGCCCACGCGCACGAGACGCTCGCCGTTGGCCTCCGGCGCCTCCAACGGGCTCTCGGGGCCTGCCATCAGAATGGACCGCTGCAGCCGGCGCAGTGCGGCCGACGGCTCCAGGCCCAGTTCCCGTACGAGCGTGGCGCGCAGCCGCTGGTAGACGTCGAGGGCCTCGCTGCGGCGGCCGGAGCGGTGCAGCGCGAGCATGAACTGGCCGTGCAGGTTCTCGTGGGTGCGGTACCGGCTCGCGAGCACGGTCAGTTCGGCGAGCAGCTCACGGTGTCGGCCGAGCCGCAGGTCTGCCTCGATGCGCTGGTCGAGCGCGCACAGCCGGGTCTCCTCCAGCCGCCTGGTCTCCATGTCCAGCTGGATGCCGCCGTGCACGTCGGCGAAGGCGGGGCCGGACCACAGCGACAGGGCGTCGCGCAGCTGGCGGGCCGCGCCCGGGAAGTCGCCCGCGTCCATCGCCCGGTAGCCCATGCCGGAGAGCCGCTCGAACTCGCGGACGTCACTGACGCCGCCGCCGCTGTCGAGCAGGTAGCCGCCCGGCAGCGTGACCAGCACGTCCTTGGCGGTGCGCCGGCCGCGTCCGGCGCCGGGGGTCCCGTTCTCGGATCCGGTGTCGGCGCGGGCGCCCTGTTCCAGGGCGTTCGCGATCAGGGCGCGCAGCTGCAGTACGTAGGTCTGGAGCGTGGTGCGCGCGCTGCGGGGCGGTGCGCCGGCCCACAGTTCCTCGATGAGGGCGGACACGGGCACCACCTGGTCCGCGTGAAGGGCCAGCAGCGCCAGGACCTGGCGCGGCTTGGGAGCGGTGGGTGTGATGGATATTCCGTTCTCACGCACCGCCAGTGCGCCCAGTACATCGATGTCCACGCCGTACTCCCCTGCCTGGTCGGTGGGTTGAGGGATCGACTCTCGCCGCAGTCAGTAAAAAACAGGACCGACGGTTTGTCAACATCAAACCGGTTGCGCTGTTTCACTGTTCGAGAGGATGGGCACCCGTCGGCAGACGTCGCTTCAGATCGGCTCTGACCTGCGCATTCATCGGCATTCCGGGGCGCCGGGGAAGTGGTCCTCAATGTGCCAGGCATCCCTCGCGCCGACCTCAAGGCCGCGCGGACTCCCCTAAAAAGAGACCATCCGGTCCGCTTATTGATGGTCGTCGGCTGCCTGCGGCTCGGCCACCGGTCCCGTGCCGGATCCCTCGGCCACCAGCACTGCGAGTACGTGCTGTGCGGCGAGCCTCGGCAGCAGCAGCGCCCAGAAGCGGGTGAGCGACCTGTGCGACACCCAGTCGGGCTCGCCGGCGCCCAGCACCTCGAAGCCCACGGTCGCCGCCACGACGGCCAGTGCCCCGTCCTCGGGTGACACCCCGTCGGCCAGCTGCCTGTCCCGCTCCGCGGCGCGGAACACGTCCTGCACCCACCCCTGCCAGATCCGCCGCAGATCGCAGCCGGTGTCGCGGCGCCAGTCCGCACACAGACCGAACCCGGCCCGCACGACGACGTCGTGCGCCAGCAGCGCCGCCAGCCTGTGCGCCCCGTCGATGAGCAGTTGCAGGGCGCCGCCGGAACGGCCCGGCACGGCCGCGGTGATCCGCCGTACGGCTTCCACCGCGCGGCCCTCGACGGCCTCGGCCAGCTCCGTCTTGCTGCCGAAGTGGAAGTGCAGCCCTCCCGCGCTGACCCCCGCCTTCCGGCTGATGGTCGCGATGGAGGCGGTGACGAAGCCCTCCTCCGCGAAGATCTCGGCAGCGGCGCGGATCAGGGCTTCACGCGTGCGGGCGGCACGTTCCTGCTTGACCATGAGTTCTCCACAAACCGCTGACGCGGTTTGCCCAGGGGATGACAGAGTTCGCGATCATGGTCGGCGAGAGCACTGAAGGATCACTCGAAGACCACTCGTGCGAGCTGTGTCAGGGGAGGGCCGGCTCCCGCGGCTCCGCGGACTCCAGCGCCTCGATCTCCGCCACGACCCGGGCGCCGCGGTCCGCGGCCATGTCGAGGCGGGCCAGCACGGCGGGCGTCGCAATGCTGGGGTAAAGGTGCTGGTAGACACCCGAGATGCGGTACTCGATGTCCTCGCGGTCGGTGAGGGTTTGCGAGTAGATCTGCGCCCCGGTCCAGCAGGCCGAGATGATCCAAGCCGTCTCCGCCGGGTCCACGTGCGGCAGCAGTTCACCCTGCGCCTTGGCCTGGGCGAGGCGTTCCTCGGTGAACTGGATCCATCCGGGCACCGACCCGCCGCCGAAGATCTCGCGCATGTCCGGTCCCAGCGAGAGCCGGGCACCGGCGCTGAGCATGGGCTGGTACTTCATCCGGTGCGCGAGGACCAGGGCGACGTCGAACAGCTCCTGCAGCTTGCTCTCGCGGGGCGGCACTCCGCCCTCGGCGAACTGCTCGTCCAGTACACCCTGGGCCAGCTCCTGCTTCGACGAGAAGTGGAAGTACAGCGCGCCCTTGGTGACACCCGCCCTGGACAGGATGTCCGCGATCGTCGCGGCCTCGTATCCACGTTCGTCGAAGACCGCCGCGGCCGCTTCCAAGATCGCGCGACGCGTACGTACCGCACGCTCCTGCCGTGCCACAGTGCCTCCGAATGTCCGTGCGTCCCTGCGGAACGGTCCCGTACAGGATCCATCTCCCATATAAAACCAACCAGAAGGTCCTTACTTTATCAAGCACAAAGTCACGAGTGTTGGACCTCGGATTCCTGTACAGTGTCCGGCCCGAGCCGTACGGGCAGTTCCCGAAGTCCGTTCGAGATGAACGACTCCACGCGCCCCAGCCCCTGCGGCGGGACGGCGAGGGACATCCCGGGAAAGCGGCCGAAGAGAGCGGAAACGGCCACCGCTGCCTCCAGTCGGGACAGCGTCGCGCCCATGCAGTAGTGGGGCCCGAACCCGAACGCCATGTGGTCGCTGCGGGTGGCCCGGGTGATGTCGAAGTCGTCCGCGTCGGCGCCGTGGACCTGCGGGTCACGCCCGGCCGAGGCCAGGGAGACGATGATCGGGTCGCCCTTGGGGATCACCGTTCCCTCGACGTCGATGTCCTCGACGGCGTACCGCAGGATGGCGTTGGCGGCGGGCGGCTGCCTGCGCAGCGTCTCCTCGACCGCGTCCTCCCACGAGGCCAGTCCCGACCGGATCAGTTCCAGCTGGGACGGGTGCGCCAGCAGTTCGTGCACCGCGCTGGAGATCAGGTTCACCGAGGTCTCGTAGCCCGCGGTGAAGAGCAGGATCAGGTTGTCGACGAGCTCCTTCTCCGTCAGCTGGGCGCCGTCCTCGTCGTCCCGGGCGGCGATCAGACCGCTGGTCAGGTCTTCCGCGGGGTGGGCGCGCTTGTGGGAGACCAGCTCGCCCATGGTCTCGTAGAGGTCGACCCCGTTGCGGTGCGCGTCCTCGGCCGATATCGCGGTGTCGAAGAAGCCACTGATGATCTTGTAGAGCCTGGCCCGCGCCCACTCGGGGATGCCGAAGAGCTCGAACATGATGCGCGTGGGGACCTCGTGCGCGAAGTGGGCCCGCAGGT is from Streptomyces sp. NBC_00190 and encodes:
- a CDS encoding ScbR family autoregulator-binding transcription factor — its product is MVKQERAARTREALIRAAAEIFAEEGFVTASIATISRKAGVSAGGLHFHFGSKTELAEAVEGRAVEAVRRITAAVPGRSGGALQLLIDGAHRLAALLAHDVVVRAGFGLCADWRRDTGCDLRRIWQGWVQDVFRAAERDRQLADGVSPEDGALAVVAATVGFEVLGAGEPDWVSHRSLTRFWALLLPRLAAQHVLAVLVAEGSGTGPVAEPQAADDHQ
- a CDS encoding AfsR/SARP family transcriptional regulator, encoding MDIDVLGALAVRENGISITPTAPKPRQVLALLALHADQVVPVSALIEELWAGAPPRSARTTLQTYVLQLRALIANALEQGARADTGSENGTPGAGRGRRTAKDVLVTLPGGYLLDSGGGVSDVREFERLSGMGYRAMDAGDFPGAARQLRDALSLWSGPAFADVHGGIQLDMETRRLEETRLCALDQRIEADLRLGRHRELLAELTVLASRYRTHENLHGQFMLALHRSGRRSEALDVYQRLRATLVRELGLEPSAALRRLQRSILMAGPESPLEAPEANGERLVRVG
- a CDS encoding phosphopantetheine-binding protein — encoded protein: MTNDRAEVLSDLIGVLGDVLRVDPERIDPEQTFQFLGLDSLLTTEFVAVVSARYGIRVPATDLYDHPTPAAFAREVARAAAAAGATEPGHGRETTAPAPVPVAVPTAVPAGEIVEVLREQLTAILCCDSWALDTAAPFATLGVDSLLGAEFVAVVNRIFGLDERAVVLHEYPNLDALAAYVARRSGARATPPAVRELELLLDALRDGRLSVAEALVLLPRRAQV
- a CDS encoding ScbR family autoregulator-binding transcription factor encodes the protein MAVQERSERTRRKLVHAGADLFNRNGYANATLSGIAASAGVTKGALYFHFASKDELADAVQQCGCALLHAHMRTLRESGLSPLQALVDTTHWLARALHEEPAVPASFRITKECTGTQPPVTDFHRVWVAAVCGLLRQARDSGELREGSSWESVESLVAAAACGIEVMAGTGMPSAELRRRVAALWSMLLPVLVPEGRAKDFRTAAPDTAYPREFSASAV
- a CDS encoding cytochrome P450 family protein: MLRQCPFAIDPSGRDIHAEAARLRELGPAVRVTLPGGVQGWAVAGHHALRKLLADPRVSKDAYRHWPAWISGEVGPEWPLAIWVSVQNMITAHGAEHTRLRRMALKAFTLRRVAAMRPRIDEVVAEVLDELARRSGDEPVDLRAHFAHEVPTRIMFELFGIPEWARARLYKIISGFFDTAISAEDAHRNGVDLYETMGELVSHKRAHPAEDLTSGLIAARDDEDGAQLTEKELVDNLILLFTAGYETSVNLISSAVHELLAHPSQLELIRSGLASWEDAVEETLRRQPPAANAILRYAVEDIDVEGTVIPKGDPIIVSLASAGRDPQVHGADADDFDITRATRSDHMAFGFGPHYCMGATLSRLEAAVAVSALFGRFPGMSLAVPPQGLGRVESFISNGLRELPVRLGPDTVQESEVQHS
- a CDS encoding ScbR family autoregulator-binding transcription factor, which translates into the protein MARQERAVRTRRAILEAAAAVFDERGYEAATIADILSRAGVTKGALYFHFSSKQELAQGVLDEQFAEGGVPPRESKLQELFDVALVLAHRMKYQPMLSAGARLSLGPDMREIFGGGSVPGWIQFTEERLAQAKAQGELLPHVDPAETAWIISACWTGAQIYSQTLTDREDIEYRISGVYQHLYPSIATPAVLARLDMAADRGARVVAEIEALESAEPREPALP